The following are from one region of the Methanolacinia paynteri genome:
- a CDS encoding tetratricopeptide repeat protein → MGEEEDLSNTFIGELEELDDRLAGVKRSYNSGEAEKAGSEYEFAIGNYYESLEHLEPAIKEIFELSNDNRPHIEKYLDTVEYYYESFFSWKDTFEHDFSGEEAEVAAILGLARGRLLAMSGEYSSALDKLAGGFNSSPEEYQAAFCEEIGNVLYELEEYHAALESYEEAIAREWDRPGAWQGKMLTLMDLERPGEALNAAHMVMELCDDESPENYVAKTSTVICNFDLGKYREVVDNTPVGLPESEETDDLNALLWYYRYIALKKTGAPEHECNGAYEEAVRYNPDIESSDEARQLHGD, encoded by the coding sequence ATGGGCGAAGAAGAGGATCTATCCAATACCTTTATCGGGGAACTCGAAGAACTCGACGATAGACTTGCCGGAGTAAAAAGATCCTATAACTCCGGGGAAGCGGAGAAAGCCGGATCGGAATACGAATTCGCCATCGGGAACTACTATGAATCCTTAGAACACCTGGAACCAGCAATAAAAGAGATCTTCGAACTTTCCAACGACAACCGCCCACATATCGAAAAATACCTGGATACGGTCGAATACTATTACGAATCCTTCTTCTCCTGGAAAGATACCTTCGAGCACGACTTCTCCGGGGAAGAAGCGGAAGTCGCCGCAATACTCGGCCTGGCCAGGGGAAGACTGCTGGCAATGTCTGGAGAATACAGTTCCGCCCTTGATAAACTCGCAGGCGGATTTAATTCGTCGCCGGAAGAATACCAGGCGGCATTCTGCGAAGAGATCGGCAACGTCCTTTACGAACTTGAAGAATACCACGCCGCTCTCGAATCCTACGAAGAAGCGATCGCGAGAGAATGGGACAGGCCCGGCGCATGGCAGGGAAAGATGCTTACCCTGATGGACCTGGAAAGACCGGGCGAAGCTCTTAATGCAGCACATATGGTGATGGAGCTCTGCGACGACGAATCGCCTGAAAATTACGTTGCGAAAACTTCAACCGTTATCTGCAACTTCGACCTGGGAAAATACCGGGAAGTTGTCGACAACACGCCGGTCGGCTTGCCGGAGTCCGAAGAAACGGACGACCTGAACGCACTTCTGTGGTATTACCGTTATATTGCCCTGAAAAAGACAGGCGCACCCGAACACGAATGCAACGGGGCATATGAAGAAGCTGTCCGCTATAATCCCGATATCGAATCGTCGGATGAAGCCAGGCAACTGCACGGGGATTAA
- a CDS encoding DUF1016 N-terminal domain-containing protein, whose product MRKVRSFMTGSIEISRNLRYDRKTRNTARGLRHFAYRGELQKDFPGISGFSASNLWRMKNFYETYRGSEKLAPLVREIGWSHSLLWRDAGTT is encoded by the coding sequence ATGCGAAAAGTCCGGTCTTTTATGACAGGATCAATTGAAATTTCGAGGAACTTGAGATATGACAGAAAAACCCGCAATACTGCCCGGGGACTACGGCACTTTGCTTACCGAGGTGAACTTCAAAAGGATTTTCCGGGCATTTCCGGTTTCTCTGCGTCGAATCTCTGGAGAATGAAAAACTTTTATGAGACTTACCGTGGCTCTGAAAAACTCGCACCACTGGTGCGAGAAATAGGCTGGAGCCATTCATTATTATGGAGAGATGCGGGGACGACCTGA
- a CDS encoding NADH-quinone oxidoreductase subunit 5 family protein → MESLIFLILFPLIAGGIMLFLPNGRGRDLFVNFAAIVTCLGSLYLLFEYFGKGEVLFAVDGTFVDPLILAAEVAIGLFIIGISLKFKKYLVTVLAALQLAMAAYTEIVFEPAHNIGFDLFIDPFSLIMALIIGIIGSLICVYATGYMKTYHEHHKDVKDRRPLFFFLMFLFLSAMFGIVFSNNIMWLFLFWEITTLCSFLLIGYARDEVSWKNAFWALLLNVIGGVAFSGAILFINAFSAGTDIYLNELLKSSPEIALVAAAFIGFAGLTKSAQFPFSSWLVGAMVAPTPVSALLHSSTMVKAGVYVIVRFAPIYESSLIGIAFAFIGALTFLTASAIAISQSNAKKVLAYSTIANLGLVVACAGIGTEEAVWAAILLIIFHAVAKSLLFLSVGSVEHQKHSRDIEDMGGLIAAMPKIALMMLIGMAGMFLAPFGMLISKWASIHAFVNAIPPFGMLLIAIIAYGSGITVFFWTKWMGKIIEVRTERKPVEKEASRPEMSAILTLGGLTVLACLIFPLISSTMIEPYLHAIYHTTSPLLSLSNEIIMLFMIVVVILLPLSLFHFAKGRTLRRQYMGARVTEVEGEHLKFLGSMGVMKEEELSNYYFPNMFGEKELSRAGVWSSILIIVVMFALLSWVFPLGVMM, encoded by the coding sequence GTGGAATCATTAATATTTCTTATACTTTTCCCGCTGATTGCCGGAGGAATCATGCTCTTCCTCCCGAACGGCAGGGGGAGGGATCTATTCGTCAATTTCGCGGCAATTGTGACCTGTCTCGGATCATTATATCTCCTCTTTGAATATTTCGGAAAGGGCGAGGTATTGTTCGCTGTAGACGGCACATTTGTCGACCCGCTGATACTCGCGGCCGAAGTCGCAATCGGCCTCTTCATCATCGGAATCAGCCTGAAGTTCAAAAAATACCTGGTAACAGTCCTCGCGGCATTGCAGCTTGCGATGGCCGCATACACCGAGATCGTCTTCGAACCGGCGCATAACATCGGGTTCGACCTCTTCATCGACCCGTTCTCCCTGATAATGGCCTTGATCATCGGCATAATCGGGAGCCTGATCTGCGTCTATGCGACCGGCTACATGAAGACATATCACGAGCACCACAAGGACGTAAAGGACAGGAGACCGCTCTTCTTCTTCCTGATGTTCCTCTTCCTCTCGGCGATGTTCGGGATCGTGTTCTCCAACAACATCATGTGGCTCTTCCTGTTCTGGGAGATTACGACGCTCTGTTCGTTCCTCCTCATCGGGTACGCGAGGGACGAAGTCTCGTGGAAGAATGCATTCTGGGCCCTGCTCTTAAACGTCATCGGGGGTGTGGCGTTCAGCGGTGCGATACTCTTCATAAACGCATTCTCCGCCGGAACGGACATTTACTTAAACGAGCTCCTGAAGAGCTCGCCGGAGATCGCACTCGTCGCGGCGGCGTTCATCGGGTTCGCCGGGCTTACCAAGTCCGCACAGTTCCCGTTCTCCTCGTGGCTGGTCGGGGCGATGGTCGCACCGACCCCGGTCTCGGCACTCCTACACTCGAGTACGATGGTCAAGGCCGGAGTCTACGTGATCGTAAGGTTCGCACCTATATATGAATCAAGTCTTATCGGGATCGCGTTCGCGTTCATCGGCGCACTGACGTTCCTCACCGCATCGGCGATCGCGATCAGCCAGAGCAACGCAAAGAAGGTTCTCGCGTATTCGACTATAGCGAACCTCGGTCTGGTCGTCGCCTGTGCGGGAATCGGAACCGAGGAGGCGGTCTGGGCCGCGATACTGCTGATAATATTCCACGCGGTCGCAAAGTCGCTCCTCTTCCTCTCCGTAGGATCGGTCGAGCACCAGAAGCATTCGAGGGACATCGAGGACATGGGCGGACTCATCGCCGCGATGCCGAAGATCGCCCTCATGATGCTCATCGGAATGGCGGGAATGTTCCTCGCACCGTTCGGTATGCTCATCTCTAAGTGGGCGTCGATACATGCCTTCGTCAACGCGATACCGCCGTTCGGAATGCTGCTGATCGCGATAATCGCGTACGGCAGCGGAATCACGGTATTCTTCTGGACGAAATGGATGGGCAAGATCATTGAGGTCAGGACCGAAAGGAAGCCGGTCGAAAAGGAGGCGTCCCGCCCGGAGATGAGTGCGATACTCACTCTCGGGGGGCTCACCGTCCTGGCATGTCTTATATTCCCGCTGATATCGTCGACGATGATCGAGCCGTATTTACACGCCATATACCACACGACATCGCCACTCCTCAGCCTGAGCAACGAGATCATCATGCTCTTCATGATCGTCGTCGTCATCCTGCTCCCGTTAAGCCTCTTCCACTTCGCGAAGGGGCGGACGCTGAGAAGACAGTATATGGGCGCAAGGGTCACGGAGGTCGAGGGCGAGCACCTCAAATTCCTCGGCAGCATGGGCGTCATGAAGGAGGAGGAGCTCTCCAACTACTACTTCCCGAATATGTTCGGTGAGAAGGAGCTCAGCAGGGCCGGCGTCTGGTCGTCGATTCTCATAATCGTGGTGATGTTCGCCCTGTTATCGTGGGTCTTTCCGCTGGGGGTGATGATGTGA
- a CDS encoding SAM-dependent methyltransferase, with protein MAGFEYKKSSKYTDYDTIYAQCSGPGGLQLADFMAEKMGIAPGKKLLDVGCNRGWQTCFLAKEYGVFAVGIDPWDDREEGDPMVEHLRRNSILWGVEDSVLGIKAGVPGTGFASESFDYVYSTTALEMIRVSQGIDGYMEALKEICRVLKPGGIFGVGEPMHLGVPVPRDLEPFVSQDEYSWKECFRSLDETTELIEKAGFGIAESAYAPDAWDWWTAFACHDPFCKEDPDGDPKRLEVDGGRWTSFGYVVGRKCD; from the coding sequence ATGGCAGGGTTCGAATATAAAAAATCGTCAAAATATACCGATTACGATACGATATATGCACAGTGCAGCGGCCCGGGCGGACTTCAGCTTGCCGATTTCATGGCGGAAAAAATGGGGATTGCGCCTGGTAAGAAGCTGCTCGATGTCGGCTGTAACCGTGGGTGGCAGACCTGTTTTCTTGCGAAAGAGTACGGGGTCTTTGCGGTGGGAATCGATCCGTGGGACGACCGGGAGGAGGGAGACCCGATGGTGGAGCATCTCCGCAGGAATTCCATTCTCTGGGGCGTGGAGGATTCGGTTCTTGGGATAAAGGCGGGCGTGCCGGGTACGGGTTTTGCCTCGGAATCGTTCGATTATGTCTATTCGACGACTGCGCTTGAGATGATCAGGGTTTCGCAGGGAATCGATGGATACATGGAGGCGTTGAAGGAGATCTGCCGGGTGCTGAAACCCGGAGGTATATTCGGCGTCGGCGAACCGATGCATCTCGGCGTTCCTGTTCCCCGAGACCTCGAACCTTTTGTCTCGCAGGACGAGTACTCGTGGAAGGAGTGTTTCCGGAGCCTCGACGAGACGACGGAACTGATAGAGAAGGCCGGGTTCGGGATCGCAGAATCTGCCTATGCCCCGGATGCGTGGGACTGGTGGACTGCGTTCGCCTGTCACGATCCCTTCTGCAAAGAGGACCCGGACGGCGACCCGAAGAGGCTTGAGGTCGACGGGGGGAGATGGACGAGTTTCGGGTATGTTGTCGGGAGAAAGTGTGATTAA